One Pullulanibacillus sp. KACC 23026 DNA segment encodes these proteins:
- a CDS encoding DinB family protein, with translation MRSRPLSSEYPAYYERYVSLVPDGDIEDWLNRQGSETHAFLSRLTEEDAERAYAPGKWTLKEVIGHLSDTERVMAYRMLAMARGELVSLQGMDQELYVSSAHFNQLTLAQLLKDLGIMRSATISLLSTIDDDAWVRTGTVWDSPVTTRAIAYIIAGHELHHLKVIRDNYL, from the coding sequence TTGCGTTCACGTCCTTTATCTAGTGAATATCCAGCCTATTATGAGAGATATGTTAGTCTTGTTCCAGATGGAGATATTGAAGATTGGCTAAACAGGCAGGGAAGCGAGACACATGCCTTCTTAAGCCGTCTCACTGAGGAAGACGCAGAAAGAGCGTATGCTCCCGGTAAATGGACGTTGAAAGAAGTCATCGGGCATTTATCAGACACTGAACGTGTAATGGCCTATCGAATGCTTGCTATGGCTAGGGGTGAGCTTGTGTCCTTACAGGGAATGGACCAAGAGTTGTACGTTTCGTCTGCTCACTTCAATCAATTAACTTTGGCACAGCTCTTAAAAGATTTAGGGATCATGCGTTCAGCTACCATAAGTCTGTTATCGACCATTGACGATGACGCGTGGGTTCGTACGGGAACCGTGTGGGACAGCCCGGTGACGACGCGTGCTATTGCCTATATTATTGCCGGCCACGAACTGCATCATTTAAAAGTTATTCGTGATAACTATCTATAA
- the fsa gene encoding fructose-6-phosphate aldolase, translating into MKFFIDTANLDDIKKAYKIGVLSGVTTNPSLVAKEGVKFETRIEEILKAVEDVESVSAEVTPNAVTAEQMIAEADELIKINGGDSRITIKLPMTLAGLEACRYLTKKGVKTNVTLIFSVNQALLAARAGATYVSPFLGRLDDINEDGIELVSKISEMFIIQNIDTQIIAASVRHPDHVTRAALAGAHIATIPFKVIEQLSKHPLTEQGIEKFAADWKF; encoded by the coding sequence ATGAAATTTTTTATTGATACAGCTAACTTAGATGACATAAAAAAAGCCTATAAAATTGGTGTTTTGTCTGGGGTAACTACTAACCCATCACTCGTTGCCAAAGAAGGCGTCAAATTCGAAACACGTATTGAAGAAATTTTAAAAGCAGTGGAAGATGTTGAATCCGTATCTGCTGAGGTAACTCCAAATGCTGTAACAGCTGAACAAATGATTGCTGAAGCTGACGAGCTTATTAAAATAAATGGCGGCGATTCACGCATTACCATCAAGCTTCCAATGACATTAGCCGGACTTGAAGCTTGCCGTTATCTGACAAAAAAAGGTGTTAAAACCAACGTTACCCTTATTTTCTCAGTCAACCAAGCGCTCTTAGCTGCACGTGCAGGTGCTACCTACGTTTCCCCATTCTTGGGTCGTTTAGATGACATCAATGAAGACGGAATCGAACTTGTTAGCAAAATCTCTGAAATGTTCATCATTCAAAATATCGATACTCAAATCATCGCAGCATCTGTTCGTCATCCAGACCACGTAACTCGTGCTGCTTTGGCAGGGGCTCATATTGCAACAATTCCTTTTAAAGTTATTGAACAGCTCTCCAAGCATCCATTAACTGAACAAGGTATTGAAAAATTTGCTGCTGATTGGAAATTCTAA
- a CDS encoding Gfo/Idh/MocA family oxidoreductase — MIAFSIIGGSSFRAQYYLRIAQALPKLFQICGMVVRNEDKGQELEKTWNVSTYRTLEQLLEKENPNFIVVSVSGSMIPSFLLRLGELGIPALSETPPAPNLEALIDLHEKLTCKGAKIQVAEQYHLHPVQQARLSLIKSGRLGNVTQATVSISHFYHGVSLLRRMLGIGFEEATIKGMHFSAPITSGPDRSGPPKEEKLINAERDLAWLDFGDKLGIYDFTKDQHRSWIRSNHLSVRGDRGEIFDNRLTYLADYTTPIYSDLKRINKGEEENQEGYYLEGILSGNHWIYRNPFFPARLYDDELAIAECLVKMSEYMAQGTSFYSLAEASQDQYLGLMIEKAIRTQEAIRTSRQPWAE; from the coding sequence ATGATTGCGTTTAGCATTATTGGCGGGTCTAGTTTTCGTGCCCAATATTATTTAAGAATTGCACAAGCACTTCCGAAACTTTTTCAAATCTGCGGGATGGTTGTCAGAAATGAAGATAAAGGCCAAGAACTCGAGAAAACCTGGAACGTCTCAACTTATCGAACGCTCGAACAGCTTTTAGAAAAAGAGAATCCCAATTTTATCGTTGTTTCTGTAAGCGGTTCAATGATTCCAAGTTTCCTCCTCCGACTAGGTGAACTTGGGATCCCCGCCCTATCCGAAACCCCTCCTGCTCCTAATCTAGAAGCATTAATTGACCTGCATGAGAAGTTGACTTGCAAGGGAGCTAAAATCCAAGTCGCTGAACAATATCATTTGCACCCTGTCCAGCAAGCTCGACTTTCCTTAATCAAGTCTGGCAGATTGGGAAACGTCACACAGGCGACCGTCTCCATTTCCCATTTTTACCATGGGGTGAGTCTCCTAAGAAGAATGCTCGGGATCGGCTTTGAGGAGGCGACCATTAAAGGAATGCATTTTTCAGCGCCTATCACGAGTGGTCCTGATCGCAGCGGCCCTCCAAAAGAAGAAAAATTAATAAACGCAGAACGCGATCTCGCCTGGTTAGATTTTGGCGATAAACTCGGCATTTATGATTTTACAAAGGATCAGCATCGGTCATGGATTCGTTCTAATCATCTGTCCGTTCGAGGAGATCGTGGAGAGATCTTCGATAACCGCTTAACCTATTTGGCGGATTACACAACACCCATTTACAGTGATCTTAAACGAATCAATAAAGGTGAAGAGGAAAATCAAGAAGGCTATTATCTTGAGGGGATCCTATCCGGAAACCATTGGATATACCGAAATCCTTTTTTTCCAGCACGGTTATATGATGATGAATTGGCGATTGCCGAATGCCTGGTAAAAATGTCTGAATACATGGCTCAAGGAACAAGTTTTTACAGTTTGGCTGAAGCTTCGCAAGACCAGTATTTAGGTCTTATGATAGAAAAAGCGATTCGTACTCAAGAAGCGATCCGGACAAGTCGTCAACCCTGGGCGGAATAA
- the gnd gene encoding phosphogluconate dehydrogenase (NAD(+)-dependent, decarboxylating): MKLGLIGLGKMGLNLGQNLMEHQHEVVAFDVNPGAVEEITKMGAKGVSSLKELAQSLEKPRVLWVMVPHSVVDVVISEVRPFLEEGDIVIDAGNSHYKESLRRYDDLKKDGISFMDCGTSGGMEGARYGACYMIGGDPESWEIVEPMFRDTAVENGYLYAGKAGSGHYLKMVHNGIEYGMMAAIGEGFEVLEKSQFDYDYEKVARVWNNGSVIRSWLMELTENAFSKDPKLDELRGIMHSSGEGKWTVEEALDLQAATPVIAMSLLMRYRSLENDTFTGKVVAALRNEFGGHAVEKAKELV, translated from the coding sequence ATGAAACTAGGATTAATCGGTTTAGGAAAAATGGGTTTAAATTTAGGGCAAAATCTAATGGAGCATCAGCATGAAGTTGTTGCTTTTGACGTAAATCCTGGCGCAGTTGAAGAAATTACGAAAATGGGTGCCAAAGGTGTATCAAGTCTTAAAGAACTTGCTCAATCGTTAGAAAAACCAAGAGTTTTATGGGTAATGGTTCCGCATTCTGTTGTGGACGTGGTCATTAGTGAAGTTCGCCCATTCTTAGAAGAAGGGGATATCGTCATTGATGCAGGGAACTCCCACTATAAAGAATCCTTACGTCGCTATGATGACTTGAAGAAAGACGGAATTAGCTTTATGGATTGTGGTACTTCTGGCGGTATGGAAGGTGCTCGCTATGGAGCATGCTATATGATCGGTGGAGATCCTGAATCATGGGAAATTGTTGAGCCAATGTTCCGCGATACGGCTGTTGAAAACGGCTATCTTTATGCAGGTAAAGCCGGAAGCGGACACTACCTAAAAATGGTTCATAACGGAATCGAGTACGGGATGATGGCAGCTATTGGCGAAGGCTTTGAAGTCCTCGAGAAAAGTCAATTTGATTACGACTATGAAAAAGTAGCAAGAGTATGGAATAACGGTTCCGTTATCCGTTCTTGGTTAATGGAATTAACTGAGAATGCTTTCTCTAAAGATCCAAAATTGGATGAGCTTAGAGGGATCATGCACTCTTCTGGTGAAGGCAAATGGACAGTTGAAGAAGCGCTTGATCTTCAAGCCGCAACACCTGTTATTGCAATGTCATTATTAATGAGATATCGTTCTTTAGAAAATGATACCTTTACAGGAAAAGTCGTTGCCGCATTAAGAAATGAGTTTGGCGGCCATGCGGTTGAAAAAGCAAAAGAATTAGTATAA
- a CDS encoding AraC family transcriptional regulator: MDKQICSYTDQHFFLEHWVTDSPVNIDTHIHDRYELFYFISGDLTYYIEGQAYHLKPNDLILTNSRELHRIIFHSKAIYERSFLQFKPEYITAYQTSDYNLLANLEKRERGYFNRIPAKEVIEAGISQLWKQIEKASLEATPEREILVKTYFIQMLIKINNSLSKSNHLLSDHPHYDKKMDAIIDHLNKNLYEKITLDSLERQFFVNKYYICHLFKLSTGFTVVEYITYKRIVKAMELLTSGQKALDVAHAVGFSDYSTFYKAFKKISGSSPKQYLNK, translated from the coding sequence TTGGATAAGCAAATTTGCAGCTATACCGATCAGCATTTTTTCTTAGAGCATTGGGTCACGGATTCACCGGTTAATATTGACACTCACATCCATGATCGTTATGAACTGTTTTACTTTATTTCGGGTGACCTCACCTATTACATTGAAGGACAAGCTTACCATCTAAAACCAAATGATTTAATCCTTACCAATTCACGGGAGTTGCACCGAATCATCTTTCATTCTAAGGCGATCTATGAACGAAGCTTTCTTCAATTTAAGCCCGAATACATTACCGCTTACCAAACGAGTGACTATAACCTGCTAGCCAATTTAGAAAAAAGAGAACGGGGTTATTTTAATCGAATTCCGGCAAAAGAGGTGATTGAGGCAGGCATTAGCCAGTTGTGGAAGCAAATTGAAAAAGCTTCACTTGAAGCGACCCCAGAGCGGGAGATCCTAGTCAAAACTTACTTCATACAGATGCTGATTAAAATCAATAACAGCCTATCTAAATCAAATCATCTCCTTTCCGATCATCCTCACTATGATAAAAAAATGGATGCGATTATCGACCATCTAAATAAAAACCTTTATGAAAAAATTACACTTGATTCGCTTGAACGGCAATTTTTCGTTAACAAATATTATATTTGTCACCTCTTCAAATTAAGCACAGGATTTACGGTCGTCGAATACATCACTTACAAAAGAATTGTAAAGGCAATGGAGCTCCTGACATCCGGTCAGAAAGCACTTGATGTGGCTCACGCTGTCGGGTTCAGCGACTATTCCACCTTCTATAAAGCTTTCAAAAAGATATCAGGTTCTTCGCCCAAACAGTATTTAAATAAATAA
- a CDS encoding Gfo/Idh/MocA family oxidoreductase: MEKVRIGIIGIGNMGTGHAKSLIEGAVPNGQLTAVCDIRSDRLEWAKENLEHVKVFDNVDAFFKSKAFDAVLIATPHYDHPRLAIQSLENGYHTLIEKPAGVYTKAVREMNVVAEKTDKVFAIMYNQRTNPVYRKLKDLIDSGELGELKKTIWIITNWYRSQSYYDAGGWRATWAGEGGGVLLNQDPHQLDLWQWICGMPKRVRAFMSFGKYHDIEVEDDVTAYVEYENGATGLFVTTTGEAPGTNRLEVTGDRGKIVIEDDQLTFWRLRESERTFNQNFKGGFGSPECWKCEIPIQGDNSQHIGILQNFVNSILNGVALIAPGEEGINGLTISNAMHLSAWTDEWVDLPFDENLYYEKLQEKIKNSTFKKKITDITLDTSGTY; the protein is encoded by the coding sequence GTGGAAAAAGTACGAATAGGCATCATAGGGATTGGAAATATGGGAACCGGCCATGCAAAAAGTCTAATAGAAGGAGCTGTGCCAAACGGGCAGTTGACAGCAGTCTGCGATATCCGTTCAGACCGCTTAGAATGGGCGAAGGAAAATTTGGAGCATGTAAAGGTATTTGATAATGTCGACGCATTCTTTAAATCGAAGGCCTTCGATGCAGTCTTGATTGCAACCCCGCACTACGATCATCCGCGTTTGGCTATTCAATCATTAGAAAACGGCTACCATACGTTGATTGAGAAACCAGCAGGGGTTTATACGAAAGCGGTTAGGGAAATGAACGTCGTCGCCGAAAAGACGGATAAAGTATTTGCCATTATGTACAACCAGCGGACGAATCCTGTTTATCGGAAGTTAAAAGATCTCATCGACTCTGGTGAGCTTGGTGAACTCAAAAAAACCATTTGGATCATAACAAACTGGTATCGCTCTCAAAGCTATTATGATGCAGGAGGATGGAGAGCCACTTGGGCAGGTGAAGGAGGGGGTGTTCTCCTTAATCAGGATCCACATCAACTTGATTTATGGCAATGGATATGCGGGATGCCGAAACGAGTACGTGCCTTTATGTCGTTTGGAAAATATCATGATATTGAAGTTGAGGATGATGTCACGGCTTATGTCGAATATGAGAATGGAGCAACAGGGCTATTTGTGACGACGACAGGTGAAGCGCCTGGAACGAATCGTTTAGAAGTCACAGGTGACCGCGGAAAGATTGTTATTGAAGATGACCAATTAACATTTTGGAGACTTCGTGAGTCCGAAAGAACATTTAATCAAAATTTCAAAGGCGGCTTTGGAAGCCCTGAGTGCTGGAAATGTGAAATTCCTATACAGGGAGATAACTCACAGCACATCGGGATTTTACAGAACTTTGTTAATTCTATCTTGAATGGTGTAGCGTTAATTGCGCCTGGAGAAGAGGGAATTAATGGGCTTACCATTTCGAACGCGATGCATTTATCAGCCTGGACGGATGAGTGGGTGGATCTCCCCTTTGATGAGAATCTCTATTATGAAAAGCTGCAGGAGAAAATTAAGAACTCAACCTTTAAAAAGAAAATTACAGATATCACGCTCGATACGTCAGGGACTTATTAA
- a CDS encoding glucose-6-phosphate isomerase, which produces MTISFDYSNALSFMNQSEVDNLSEFVKVAHTMLHEKKSPGSDFLGWVDLPTDYDKEEFSRIKKAAERIRSHSKALIVIGIGGSYLGARAAIEALSHSFHNQMDGETEIYFAGQNISATYMTHLLEVIKDKDISVNVISKSGTTTEPAIAFRIFREYMEKKYGKEEAKNRIFATTDRAKGALKTLADEEGYETFVIPDDVGGRYSVLTAVGLLPIAVAGLDIDKMMEGAAAAAKKYNNPDLATNQSYQYAAVRNALYRKGKSIELLVNYEPHLHYVSEWWKQLFGESEGKDQKSLFPASVDFTTDLHSMGQYVQEGRRDLIETAVTVKKPNYDITIKEEASDLDGLNYLAGKTMDFVNKNAFTGTVLAHVDGNVPNLHVELDELNEFTFGEMVYFFEKACGVSGLLMGVNPFDQPGVEAYKKNMFALLGKPGFEAQKAELQKRLSK; this is translated from the coding sequence ATGACAATTAGTTTTGATTATTCAAATGCGTTATCTTTTATGAATCAAAGTGAAGTAGATAACTTAAGTGAATTCGTTAAAGTGGCACACACCATGCTTCATGAAAAGAAAAGCCCAGGTTCTGATTTCTTAGGTTGGGTTGATTTACCAACTGATTATGATAAAGAAGAATTTTCAAGAATCAAAAAAGCGGCTGAACGCATCCGCAGTCATTCCAAAGCGTTGATCGTTATTGGAATTGGCGGTTCTTATCTTGGAGCAAGAGCGGCTATCGAAGCCCTTTCTCATAGCTTCCATAACCAAATGGATGGTGAAACTGAGATTTATTTTGCTGGGCAAAATATCAGTGCGACTTATATGACTCATCTATTAGAGGTTATTAAAGACAAAGATATCTCAGTTAATGTCATCTCCAAATCCGGAACGACTACCGAGCCTGCCATTGCCTTCCGAATCTTTAGAGAATACATGGAGAAAAAGTATGGTAAAGAAGAAGCTAAAAACCGTATTTTTGCCACGACTGACCGTGCAAAAGGTGCTTTAAAAACATTGGCTGACGAAGAAGGCTACGAGACTTTTGTTATACCTGACGATGTAGGTGGACGCTATTCTGTATTAACAGCAGTGGGTCTATTACCAATTGCTGTTGCAGGTCTTGATATTGACAAGATGATGGAAGGGGCAGCCGCTGCCGCTAAGAAATACAACAATCCAGATCTTGCCACTAACCAAAGCTACCAATATGCTGCGGTTCGTAATGCCCTTTATCGTAAAGGCAAGTCCATCGAGCTTCTTGTCAACTATGAGCCACATTTGCATTATGTTTCTGAGTGGTGGAAGCAGTTATTTGGTGAGAGCGAAGGAAAAGACCAAAAAAGCTTATTCCCAGCGTCTGTTGATTTTACAACGGATCTTCACTCAATGGGTCAATATGTACAAGAAGGCCGTCGTGATTTAATTGAAACAGCAGTAACGGTCAAGAAGCCTAATTACGATATCACTATAAAAGAAGAAGCTTCTGACTTAGACGGATTGAATTATTTAGCTGGAAAGACAATGGATTTTGTTAATAAAAACGCCTTTACTGGAACTGTTTTAGCTCACGTTGATGGTAACGTTCCAAACCTGCATGTTGAACTCGATGAATTAAATGAATTCACATTTGGTGAAATGGTTTACTTCTTCGAAAAAGCCTGTGGCGTCAGCGGATTATTAATGGGCGTAAACCCATTCGACCAGCCAGGCGTAGAAGCTTACAAAAAGAACATGTTTGCATTACTTGGCAAACCAGGCTTTGAAGCGCAAAAAGCGGAATTGCAAAAGCGCTTATCAAAATAA
- a CDS encoding sugar phosphate isomerase/epimerase family protein: protein MSQFVLSAFADEVATELTTQMDILDEHDIKFIEMRGVNGKPLVHYDLDEVKAIKKAMDERGFKLSAIGSPIGKIKITDDFEPHLALFKHTLEIAKIMECRYIRMFSFFMPEGEDPSNYRDEVLHRWSQFVEAEKGSGVILLHENEKGIYGDTPERCLDLIKSLHSDHVKAIFDFANFVQCDVKNYPDGYELLKDYIEYIHVKDARYSDHQVVPAGHGDGDVKEILKDLYRHGFEGFLSLEPHLWNFKGYSDLEPNSPGFHLPEGEAKNFAVAVQAIKNLIREITNR, encoded by the coding sequence TTGAGTCAATTTGTGTTATCTGCTTTTGCGGATGAGGTGGCAACTGAATTAACCACCCAGATGGATATTTTAGATGAGCATGATATAAAATTTATTGAAATGAGAGGGGTAAATGGAAAACCGCTTGTTCATTATGATTTAGATGAAGTAAAGGCTATTAAGAAAGCGATGGATGAAAGGGGCTTCAAGCTCTCAGCTATCGGATCCCCTATCGGTAAAATTAAAATTACGGATGATTTTGAACCGCATTTGGCACTTTTTAAGCACACACTTGAAATAGCAAAGATCATGGAATGCCGTTATATCCGGATGTTCAGTTTCTTTATGCCAGAAGGTGAGGATCCTTCTAACTATAGAGATGAGGTCTTACATAGATGGAGTCAATTTGTTGAGGCTGAAAAAGGAAGCGGTGTCATTTTGCTTCACGAGAATGAAAAAGGGATTTATGGAGATACCCCGGAAAGATGCTTGGATCTCATTAAAAGCTTACATTCTGACCATGTAAAAGCTATATTTGACTTTGCAAATTTTGTCCAATGCGATGTCAAAAATTATCCCGATGGCTATGAGCTTCTTAAGGATTATATCGAGTATATCCATGTTAAAGATGCAAGGTACAGTGATCATCAGGTTGTGCCGGCAGGTCATGGAGACGGTGATGTCAAAGAGATCCTTAAAGATCTATATCGTCATGGTTTCGAAGGCTTTTTATCGCTTGAACCGCATCTATGGAACTTTAAAGGGTACTCCGATCTTGAACCCAACTCACCTGGCTTTCATTTACCAGAAGGAGAAGCCAAGAATTTTGCGGTGGCGGTACAGGCCATTAAAAATCTGATCAGAGAAATCACAAATCGCTAG